A stretch of Paenibacillus mucilaginosus 3016 DNA encodes these proteins:
- a CDS encoding S-layer homology domain-containing protein: MSFWQNRQRVRLLAALTAVLMTVQLLAGVLTGSVQAAAAGGINAEQPGGSSKWVVVGSFQGWNNASTETQMKHIVGEFYTYTRELAAGTHEFKMVQSGTWTGFDNGGGNFSLQLAEPKSVTFYVNGELGMARISESGVAGLPQYVPQLDASQQPRLVGSVQRVFGEAEWAPGEAQQFFVDYKFDNTVYKLQRTLPAGSYEAKVVFGSDWGVEYGAADGGNLKIVTLDTADVTFTIDLKAELKALSHDYVAQDGTFDGQIQKDAIAFDSRSVTFKKPFGAIPAEGQELKLRIAAAAGDVQTAKAELTSPDGLSAAYLMTKATTVSGKDYFEVTVPAAAFGGKVGVWGYKFILVDGMSKVEYGDDSTRGGTGSVSDDGALPYDLTVYKTDYRTPDWMKHAVVYQIFPDRFFDGTKDNNRAKLLDGSRGALDPQYATEKNGQKLQYFDGGVPNEPAEGQVWGTWSDAPENPDRLKPENKPYYPDAESDGAWTNEFYGGDIQGIEQKLAYLKSLGITAVYLNPVAWAASNHKYDATDYKHLDPMFGQPVYNTPGDPASGLDYVKTREASDRVFSNFTKAAKAAGIRVINDGVFNHVGDDSIYFDRYSKYPEIGAYEYWAAVYDKMNNEGLSKEAAEAAVRADYTSQINPMTGTNYKFPDDFMYVTWFTVDNEKVPNRDDPGLRFKYDAWWGYDSLPVMDAKEPQTSATEYLPADELSLPGQHEWNSIHYRDNVIGHNLKSLSDAQAETRMKETGSQRWLWMGASGWRLDVAPDVSAGTWSKFRESVKSAAGRTDVNGGGIDEPVLIGEEWGVATKFLLGDQFDSVMNYRFRGALQAFLNGGSAEAMNAALESIREDYPKEAWQALMNLVDSHDTTRSITKYDHPEWEEEHLIMAPEASDKAIKLQELTAIFQMGYPGAPSIYYGSEVGVAGTKDPDSRRAFPWERVTAHEDGSFSGNGRYTGLFSTYQQAAKIRNEYPVFRTGDLKNAYAQGEVIAYARKDDSKGALIAVNRASEAKTIEADVAGFLPEGLTLKDLLQGGITAAVTGGKIKLTIPAMTGVMMVSEGELHSAPTVTGVAAAAGNGEVTVSWNAVEGAEGYRVYRAAIEGGAVTLLGTVSGSGTVFTDDTAANGTKYYYAVTALVGGGEGFLSDMASATPAFTINSVGTPSTITEAVYAGVGQSTPQITVAIQVDGLTDNPAYAGKEAPGLIARLAYYKDGSDPEAAEDTKLRYLSDEEPGKLYWAAFEPTETGLYRYFAKVSTDNGETYSVSPSVTVQVYGSPEDQTPPAAPVLGTITTESNRATLKWTADSQDVSGYEVLRKEAGQEDFRKIAVLPEAAREYIDYAVSNDTAYTYKIAAFDRAYNRSFSEEQSVTPKLVMVDVKLRLHLPDYTPTSDDINIAGSFNGWNASSTKLQVPSGATDRRIVEYTFKMMAGRSIEYKYTRGTWDTEAFTSHKRINPDTEDYGNWAYGSTDTNMQLTIKNQGGNQMVVDDYILRWKDMPMILTLPRTTYGEDVTYSTEESSFTLKGVVPYGVAFTINGQPLPAGAMSQYGEVYLEGIGLNPGLNTFELHIEPTAETLAQPWYTDQGRKDNATKTLTLHITRTSGGGEVPAELTGITVEPPAVELKTGETKQAVTTAVYSDAALNKEVTGEASYSSDNEGVATVSSTGLITAKAAGTANVTVTYEGKTAVIAVTVKQADSDNDDDDNDSGNGNGNGNGNGGAGNPSNGGGTGKPKKVTEDDLQKIKDGRVTVELGAADREVLLPANAAALLAGGVLEIKMNGLTLELPAALLGELAKLLPAGSGEGAALSLSAAGLAKAETEALLAKSASANDAELKALSEVFDFTLAAVDKDGKRQTLPSFSEPVTLTFKVQGSADRSVTGIYYLADNGELEYVPGAWNGNTLTAKVSHFSKYAVLEYGAAFADLPSGHWASSAVRELAAQGIVNGMEKGRFAPEQSVTRAQFAAMVVRALGLEAKPDTVLPFADVAAGAWYAGAAAAAYSHGIVGGRDAVTFAPDELITREEMAALIVRAYEAKAGGTAPAGTGLQGVFTDHAEVSSWAAASVQSAVELGLLQGRAEGLFAPSGTTTRAESAQVIHNLISAG; this comes from the coding sequence ATGTCTTTCTGGCAGAACAGACAGAGGGTCAGACTGCTTGCGGCCTTAACCGCGGTCCTGATGACCGTTCAGCTGCTGGCCGGCGTCCTGACGGGCTCGGTACAGGCCGCTGCGGCAGGGGGGATCAATGCGGAGCAGCCGGGCGGATCGAGCAAGTGGGTCGTCGTCGGCAGCTTCCAAGGCTGGAACAATGCTTCGACGGAAACCCAGATGAAGCACATCGTGGGAGAGTTCTATACATACACCCGGGAGCTGGCGGCGGGTACCCACGAATTCAAGATGGTCCAAAGCGGGACCTGGACCGGGTTCGACAACGGCGGCGGGAATTTCTCCCTTCAGCTGGCCGAGCCCAAGAGCGTCACGTTCTATGTGAACGGGGAGCTGGGAATGGCCCGGATCTCGGAGTCCGGCGTAGCGGGTCTGCCGCAGTATGTGCCGCAGCTCGATGCGTCACAGCAGCCGCGCCTGGTCGGTTCGGTGCAGCGCGTATTCGGCGAAGCCGAGTGGGCACCGGGGGAAGCGCAGCAGTTCTTCGTCGACTACAAGTTCGACAACACGGTATACAAGCTGCAGCGCACCCTGCCGGCAGGCTCCTATGAAGCCAAGGTGGTCTTCGGCTCCGATTGGGGCGTCGAATACGGTGCAGCGGACGGAGGCAACCTCAAGATCGTTACGCTGGATACGGCGGACGTCACGTTCACGATTGACCTCAAGGCCGAATTGAAAGCGCTTAGCCACGATTATGTGGCCCAGGACGGCACCTTCGACGGACAGATTCAGAAGGACGCGATCGCCTTTGACAGCCGTTCCGTTACGTTCAAGAAGCCGTTCGGCGCGATTCCGGCCGAAGGGCAGGAGCTCAAGCTGCGCATCGCGGCAGCGGCGGGTGACGTGCAGACAGCCAAGGCCGAGCTGACTTCGCCGGACGGTTTGTCGGCAGCCTACTTGATGACAAAGGCCACGACCGTCAGCGGCAAGGATTACTTCGAAGTGACGGTACCGGCTGCAGCCTTCGGCGGCAAAGTCGGCGTATGGGGCTACAAGTTCATCCTGGTGGACGGGATGAGCAAGGTGGAGTACGGGGATGACAGCACCCGCGGGGGGACCGGCAGCGTGTCGGACGACGGCGCGCTTCCTTACGACCTGACGGTGTACAAGACGGATTACCGGACCCCGGACTGGATGAAGCATGCGGTGGTATACCAGATTTTCCCTGACCGCTTCTTCGACGGGACGAAGGACAACAACCGGGCGAAGCTGCTCGACGGCTCGCGCGGAGCACTGGATCCGCAGTATGCGACGGAGAAGAACGGGCAGAAGCTGCAGTACTTCGATGGCGGCGTACCGAATGAGCCGGCGGAAGGCCAGGTGTGGGGCACATGGAGTGATGCGCCGGAGAACCCGGACCGCCTCAAGCCGGAGAACAAGCCTTACTATCCGGATGCGGAGTCGGACGGCGCCTGGACCAACGAGTTCTACGGCGGCGACATCCAGGGGATCGAGCAGAAGCTCGCCTACCTGAAATCACTCGGCATTACGGCCGTTTATCTCAATCCGGTCGCCTGGGCGGCCTCCAACCACAAGTATGATGCAACGGATTACAAGCATCTCGATCCCATGTTCGGACAACCGGTATACAACACCCCGGGTGACCCGGCATCGGGCCTTGACTATGTGAAGACGCGTGAAGCATCGGACCGCGTATTCTCGAACTTCACGAAGGCGGCCAAGGCGGCCGGCATCCGCGTGATCAATGACGGCGTGTTCAACCACGTCGGGGATGACTCGATTTATTTTGACCGGTATTCCAAATATCCGGAGATCGGCGCTTACGAGTACTGGGCGGCTGTCTACGACAAGATGAACAACGAAGGCCTCTCGAAAGAAGCGGCCGAAGCGGCAGTGCGCGCGGACTACACCTCGCAGATCAATCCGATGACGGGTACGAATTACAAATTCCCGGATGACTTCATGTATGTGACCTGGTTCACCGTGGACAATGAGAAGGTTCCGAACCGGGACGATCCCGGCCTGCGGTTCAAGTATGACGCCTGGTGGGGCTATGACTCGCTGCCGGTGATGGATGCGAAGGAGCCCCAAACCTCCGCGACCGAATACCTGCCGGCCGATGAGCTCTCGCTCCCGGGACAGCATGAGTGGAACAGCATTCATTACCGCGACAATGTAATCGGCCACAACCTGAAGAGCCTGAGCGATGCACAGGCGGAGACACGGATGAAGGAGACCGGCTCCCAGCGCTGGCTGTGGATGGGAGCGAGCGGCTGGCGGCTTGATGTGGCGCCGGATGTCTCTGCAGGCACCTGGTCGAAGTTCCGCGAGTCGGTCAAGTCGGCTGCAGGCCGTACCGATGTGAACGGCGGCGGGATCGATGAGCCGGTGCTGATCGGCGAAGAGTGGGGCGTGGCGACGAAGTTCCTGCTCGGCGACCAGTTCGACTCCGTCATGAACTACCGGTTCCGCGGAGCGCTGCAGGCGTTCCTCAACGGCGGAAGCGCCGAAGCGATGAATGCGGCGCTCGAATCGATCCGGGAGGACTATCCGAAGGAAGCCTGGCAGGCGCTGATGAACCTGGTCGATTCACATGATACGACCCGTTCGATTACGAAGTACGATCATCCGGAGTGGGAAGAAGAGCATCTGATTATGGCGCCGGAAGCCAGCGACAAAGCGATCAAGCTTCAGGAGCTTACCGCCATCTTCCAGATGGGCTATCCGGGTGCTCCGTCGATCTACTATGGAAGTGAAGTCGGCGTTGCCGGCACGAAGGACCCGGACTCCCGCCGAGCGTTCCCATGGGAGCGTGTCACCGCCCATGAGGACGGTTCGTTCTCGGGCAATGGCAGATATACGGGCCTGTTCTCCACGTACCAGCAGGCGGCGAAGATCCGCAATGAGTACCCCGTCTTCCGTACGGGCGACCTTAAGAACGCTTATGCCCAAGGCGAAGTGATCGCCTATGCCCGCAAGGATGATTCCAAGGGCGCGCTGATCGCCGTTAACCGCGCAAGCGAAGCGAAGACGATCGAAGCGGACGTGGCCGGCTTCCTGCCGGAAGGGCTGACGCTGAAGGACCTGCTGCAGGGCGGGATTACGGCTGCAGTCACAGGAGGCAAAATCAAGCTGACGATCCCGGCGATGACCGGGGTTATGATGGTATCCGAAGGCGAGCTGCACTCGGCACCCACGGTAACCGGGGTAGCGGCGGCTGCGGGCAACGGGGAAGTTACCGTGAGCTGGAACGCAGTGGAAGGCGCCGAGGGGTACCGTGTATACCGGGCGGCGATCGAAGGCGGTGCGGTGACCCTGCTGGGCACGGTATCCGGCAGCGGCACGGTTTTCACGGATGACACGGCAGCAAACGGCACCAAATACTATTACGCCGTAACGGCGCTTGTCGGCGGGGGCGAAGGGTTCCTGAGCGACATGGCTTCGGCTACACCGGCGTTCACCATCAATAGCGTGGGCACACCTTCGACCATCACGGAGGCGGTCTATGCGGGCGTGGGTCAGAGCACGCCGCAGATCACTGTTGCGATCCAGGTGGACGGCCTGACGGATAACCCGGCGTACGCCGGCAAGGAAGCTCCGGGGCTGATCGCAAGACTCGCCTATTACAAGGACGGCAGCGATCCGGAAGCGGCCGAGGACACGAAGCTGCGCTACTTAAGCGATGAGGAGCCGGGCAAGCTGTACTGGGCGGCCTTCGAGCCGACCGAAACCGGGCTGTACCGCTACTTCGCCAAGGTTTCGACCGACAACGGCGAGACTTACAGCGTATCTCCTTCGGTAACGGTCCAGGTGTACGGAAGTCCGGAGGATCAGACGCCGCCGGCGGCACCGGTACTCGGAACCATCACGACCGAGTCGAACCGGGCGACGCTGAAATGGACTGCGGACTCGCAGGACGTATCCGGGTATGAAGTGCTCCGCAAGGAAGCGGGCCAGGAGGATTTCCGCAAGATTGCCGTCCTGCCGGAAGCCGCACGCGAATATATCGACTATGCGGTGAGCAACGATACGGCGTATACCTACAAGATTGCGGCCTTCGACCGGGCGTACAACCGTTCCTTCTCCGAGGAGCAGTCGGTTACGCCGAAGCTCGTTATGGTCGATGTGAAGCTGCGGCTCCATCTGCCGGACTACACGCCGACCAGCGATGACATCAACATCGCCGGCTCGTTCAACGGCTGGAACGCTTCGTCCACGAAGCTTCAGGTGCCGAGCGGCGCTACCGACCGCCGCATCGTGGAGTACACGTTCAAGATGATGGCCGGACGGTCCATCGAGTACAAGTACACCCGCGGCACATGGGATACGGAGGCGTTCACCAGCCACAAGCGGATCAACCCGGACACGGAAGATTACGGCAACTGGGCATACGGCTCCACGGATACGAACATGCAGCTGACCATCAAGAACCAGGGCGGCAACCAGATGGTCGTCGACGATTATATCCTCCGCTGGAAGGATATGCCGATGATCCTCACCCTGCCGCGCACGACGTACGGCGAAGATGTCACCTATTCGACGGAAGAGAGCTCGTTCACCCTCAAGGGCGTCGTGCCTTACGGCGTAGCCTTCACGATCAACGGCCAACCGCTGCCTGCAGGCGCAATGAGCCAGTATGGGGAAGTGTACCTGGAGGGCATTGGGCTGAATCCGGGACTGAACACCTTCGAGCTGCACATCGAGCCGACGGCCGAGACGCTGGCTCAGCCTTGGTACACGGACCAGGGACGCAAGGATAACGCGACCAAAACGCTGACGCTGCACATCACCCGCACATCCGGGGGCGGCGAAGTGCCGGCGGAGCTGACGGGCATCACCGTGGAGCCTCCCGCTGTCGAGCTGAAAACTGGCGAGACGAAGCAAGCGGTAACCACTGCGGTCTACTCGGACGCGGCGCTGAACAAGGAGGTTACCGGCGAAGCATCCTACTCGTCCGACAACGAAGGCGTTGCAACGGTGAGCTCCACCGGCCTGATCACAGCGAAGGCTGCAGGCACGGCGAACGTCACCGTGACTTACGAAGGGAAGACAGCCGTCATTGCAGTCACCGTCAAGCAAGCGGATTCGGACAATGACGATGACGACAATGACAGCGGCAATGGAAACGGCAACGGTAATGGCAATGGCGGTGCGGGCAATCCATCGAACGGGGGAGGCACCGGCAAACCGAAGAAGGTAACCGAGGATGACCTCCAGAAGATCAAGGATGGCAGAGTAACCGTAGAGCTTGGAGCGGCCGACCGCGAGGTTCTGCTGCCGGCGAACGCGGCCGCCCTGCTTGCAGGCGGCGTGCTCGAAATCAAGATGAACGGCCTGACGCTGGAGCTGCCGGCCGCTCTGCTCGGCGAACTGGCGAAGCTGCTGCCGGCGGGCAGCGGGGAAGGCGCAGCTCTCTCGCTGAGTGCGGCAGGTCTGGCCAAAGCTGAGACCGAAGCGCTCCTGGCGAAGTCGGCTTCCGCCAACGATGCGGAGCTTAAGGCGCTCAGTGAGGTGTTCGACTTCACTTTGGCCGCCGTTGACAAGGACGGCAAGCGGCAGACCCTGCCGAGCTTCAGCGAGCCGGTGACGCTGACCTTCAAAGTTCAAGGCTCGGCTGACCGCTCCGTGACCGGCATCTATTATCTTGCCGATAACGGAGAGCTGGAGTACGTGCCGGGCGCTTGGAACGGGAATACACTGACCGCGAAGGTCAGCCACTTCAGCAAGTATGCCGTGCTGGAATACGGCGCAGCGTTTGCCGACCTGCCTTCCGGCCACTGGGCTTCTTCCGCGGTAAGAGAGCTGGCGGCCCAAGGCATCGTGAACGGCATGGAGAAGGGGCGCTTCGCCCCGGAACAGAGCGTGACCCGCGCCCAGTTCGCGGCGATGGTGGTACGCGCACTGGGTCTGGAAGCGAAGCCGGATACGGTTCTGCCATTCGCCGATGTAGCTGCCGGCGCATGGTATGCCGGGGCGGCAGCCGCCGCGTACAGTCACGGCATAGTAGGCGGCCGCGATGCGGTAACCTTTGCCCCGGATGAGCTCATCACCCGGGAAGAGATGGCGGCACTGATCGTTCGTGCGTACGAGGCGAAAGCGGGCGGTACGGCTCCGGCCGGAACCGGTCTGCAGGGCGTCTTCACAGATCATGCCGAAGTATCTTCCTGGGCGGCAGCTTCCGTGCAGTCGGCCGTGGAGCTGGGGCTCCTGCAGGGCCGGGCGGAAGGGCTGTTTGCACCAAGCGGTACGACGACCCGCGCCGAAAGCGCGCAGGTCATTCATAACCTGATCTCGGCGGGATAA
- a CDS encoding YozQ family protein encodes MTDQQASEALQNNYRKVADQRYEVSDYTSSDESSKGTAVTHEQFSDVYTSGTSDGQFQLENGVVHSPAEGYEENEAEA; translated from the coding sequence ATGACCGACCAACAAGCATCCGAGGCGCTGCAGAACAACTACCGCAAGGTGGCGGACCAGCGCTACGAAGTGTCGGATTACACCAGCAGCGACGAATCGTCCAAGGGAACGGCCGTTACCCATGAGCAGTTCAGCGACGTCTATACCTCCGGTACGAGCGACGGGCAGTTCCAGCTCGAGAACGGGGTTGTCCATTCCCCGGCCGAAGGCTATGAGGAGAATGAAGCCGAAGCATAA
- a CDS encoding Ger(x)C family spore germination protein has protein sequence MIRSLLPGLRMPFVLAALLLTAGCSQLKDIDKRLFVVAIGIDPVPGSKDRMKITLKAAIPQGDPKQGGQEFDLITIEAGSIAESLRLAKSKVDKELDFGHTKGLLFGEKLSPDALAYAVDWAVRRRDIQLVSLTALAQPTAYDILKQKIKTERVPGKALFLALSREGTESPFIVPAYLFDLHRKLYEPGWSPALPIVEYKGKQFNINKLAVLRKKQTAGTLTPDETKLYNILTRRHVRTNLNLMWKENRLALNLDQTNSWYRIISSGEGGTQVVFHLHLSGMLEETRMVTSLSGAELRELETAYTEKLSKDVRALLTKLQQWDTDPLGLGLHYEARHPGGSWKELYPGASFTVQAKVQIRSTGVIL, from the coding sequence ATGATCCGGAGCCTGCTGCCCGGACTGCGGATGCCCTTCGTTCTTGCGGCACTGCTGCTGACCGCGGGCTGCAGCCAACTCAAGGATATCGACAAAAGGCTGTTCGTCGTGGCTATAGGCATTGATCCCGTACCGGGCTCCAAAGACCGGATGAAGATCACTTTGAAGGCCGCCATCCCGCAGGGCGATCCGAAGCAGGGCGGCCAGGAGTTCGACCTGATTACGATCGAGGCCGGATCCATTGCCGAGAGTCTGCGTCTGGCCAAGTCCAAGGTGGACAAGGAGCTGGACTTCGGCCATACGAAGGGGCTGCTGTTCGGGGAGAAGCTGAGTCCGGATGCCCTCGCTTATGCGGTCGACTGGGCGGTGCGCAGAAGGGATATTCAGCTCGTCAGCCTTACGGCGCTGGCCCAGCCTACGGCCTACGATATTCTCAAGCAGAAGATCAAGACGGAACGGGTTCCGGGCAAAGCCCTGTTCCTCGCCCTGAGCCGGGAAGGGACGGAGTCGCCGTTCATCGTGCCGGCCTACCTGTTCGATCTTCACCGCAAGCTGTACGAACCGGGCTGGAGCCCCGCCCTTCCCATCGTGGAGTACAAAGGGAAGCAGTTCAACATCAACAAGCTCGCGGTGTTGCGAAAAAAACAGACGGCCGGCACCCTGACGCCCGACGAAACCAAGCTGTACAATATCCTGACCCGGCGCCACGTGAGAACCAACCTCAATCTCATGTGGAAAGAAAACCGTCTGGCCCTCAACCTGGACCAGACGAACAGCTGGTACCGGATCATAAGCAGCGGCGAAGGCGGGACACAGGTGGTCTTCCACTTGCATCTGAGCGGCATGCTGGAGGAAACGCGCATGGTTACCTCCCTGTCGGGAGCTGAACTGAGGGAGCTGGAGACGGCTTATACGGAGAAGCTTTCCAAAGATGTCCGTGCCCTGCTCACCAAGCTGCAGCAGTGGGATACGGATCCGCTGGGGCTCGGGCTCCACTACGAAGCCCGCCATCCCGGCGGCTCGTGGAAAGAGCTGTATCCGGGGGCGTCGTTCACGGTTCAAGCGAAGGTACAGATCCGCTCGACCGGAGTCATCCTGTAG
- a CDS encoding GerAB/ArcD/ProY family transporter — MAESRHFYYLVLLNALINVINNVPRTLINHRSQDVMTALLLSIPAGLLMLYFTSRSVMKLGNETLPERLYRLLPKWAAPPLLFGFAFVWYMAGSITLLSFVDITLRYISPDTSKYLIMSGFLAVVIYSARMKSNAILFALETLTVLMIPFMAFFLGKTMLNPGFSWDAVLKTVRSGWGFPTFEAMSAATFIFTGYTNMAVFHRAFKSFKLKLRHLWIIAVPGVMTLLTSLLIPIGLLGSAGVDKHVYPWFSTADSIHIEFFLVERLVFVFYLFYITMSLISVIVHWHVAFHIVEIILPFKRRLKSGARSYTVIGCFALSALLMMLMDQETLLHFAIVYLQIRLLGEFALSVAAVWAVRKRWFR, encoded by the coding sequence TTGGCCGAAAGTAGGCACTTCTATTATCTCGTTCTGCTCAATGCCCTCATCAACGTCATCAACAATGTGCCGCGGACGCTCATCAACCACCGGTCCCAGGATGTCATGACCGCCCTACTCCTCAGCATCCCCGCCGGTCTGTTGATGCTCTACTTCACATCCCGGTCCGTGATGAAGCTGGGAAACGAGACCCTGCCCGAGCGGCTTTACCGGCTGCTCCCGAAGTGGGCGGCGCCGCCGCTGCTGTTCGGCTTTGCGTTCGTCTGGTATATGGCGGGTTCGATTACGCTGCTTTCCTTCGTTGACATTACGCTGCGCTATATCTCGCCGGACACCTCGAAGTACCTCATTATGAGCGGTTTTCTGGCGGTCGTTATCTACAGTGCGCGGATGAAGAGCAATGCCATCCTGTTTGCCCTGGAAACCCTGACGGTGCTCATGATTCCTTTCATGGCTTTCTTTCTGGGCAAAACCATGCTGAACCCGGGTTTCAGCTGGGATGCGGTCCTGAAGACGGTCCGCTCCGGCTGGGGCTTTCCGACCTTCGAAGCGATGTCCGCGGCCACGTTTATTTTTACGGGATACACCAACATGGCGGTCTTTCACCGGGCGTTCAAAAGCTTCAAGCTGAAGCTTCGGCATCTGTGGATCATCGCCGTGCCGGGGGTGATGACGCTCCTGACGAGCCTGCTCATCCCCATCGGGCTGCTCGGGTCAGCGGGCGTCGACAAGCATGTGTATCCGTGGTTTTCTACCGCGGATTCGATCCATATCGAGTTCTTTCTGGTGGAGCGGCTGGTGTTCGTGTTCTATCTCTTCTACATCACAATGTCGCTGATCAGCGTCATCGTCCACTGGCATGTTGCTTTTCACATTGTGGAGATCATCCTGCCGTTCAAGCGCAGGCTGAAGTCCGGGGCCCGCTCCTATACGGTGATCGGCTGCTTCGCTCTGTCCGCCCTGCTTATGATGCTCATGGACCAGGAGACGCTGCTGCATTTTGCCATCGTGTACCTGCAGATCCGCCTCCTCGGTGAATTCGCCCTCTCGGTGGCCGCCGTCTGGGCGGTCCGGAAGAGGTGGTTCCGATGA
- a CDS encoding spore germination protein, which translates to MRGSIPADDIMSSVHETYRDNTDLEYRTLSGGGRSMTVLYLKSLCDSKKITHSLIAPFFEMGASGSFAGYLWSLPGVTQPFGSEQAVGQVLKGFTVILLEERIYLYEAAYAATSGISDASVESIVQGPADAFNEDIDVNINMVRRRYESERLKVETGSVGRTSRTKIALIYDTQRVDPKILQELKARLGRIDVDLIQSAAQLQKQLNTQSIQLFPELMVTERPDRVVQNLACGRIGVLVNTTGFALILPSVFDDFFTSMDDVYQFRIVGQFLKIIRYIGLFLTLTLPAFYIAFTSYNPEILKDQLTLLIAGSRASVPYPSFVEVLFMLLMMEFLIEASLRLPKAVGPTATTVGGLILGQAATEAGLVGNIMVIIVSAVAISNFVIPITMMNFSIRVLKYGFIFLASIFGLVGIVLGFIALVMYLSNLESFGQPYLRISVKLPWKDVIPLGRK; encoded by the coding sequence ATGAGGGGCAGCATCCCGGCAGATGACATCATGTCTTCGGTTCACGAGACCTATCGTGACAACACGGACCTCGAGTACCGGACGCTGTCCGGCGGCGGCCGCTCCATGACCGTGCTCTATCTCAAGAGCCTGTGCGACAGCAAGAAGATCACCCATTCCCTGATCGCCCCTTTCTTCGAGATGGGTGCATCCGGGAGCTTCGCCGGCTATCTCTGGTCGCTGCCGGGCGTGACTCAGCCATTCGGCTCGGAGCAGGCGGTGGGCCAGGTGCTCAAGGGCTTCACCGTCATCCTGCTGGAGGAACGGATCTACCTGTACGAAGCCGCCTATGCGGCCACAAGCGGCATTTCCGACGCGTCGGTGGAATCGATTGTTCAAGGTCCGGCCGATGCCTTCAATGAAGATATCGACGTGAACATCAATATGGTCCGCAGGCGGTATGAAAGCGAGCGGCTCAAGGTGGAGACCGGCTCCGTGGGGCGGACGTCCCGGACAAAGATCGCACTGATCTATGACACGCAGCGGGTCGATCCCAAAATACTGCAGGAGCTCAAGGCCAGGCTGGGGCGCATCGATGTGGACCTGATCCAGTCGGCGGCCCAGCTGCAGAAGCAGCTCAATACCCAGAGCATCCAGCTGTTCCCGGAGCTGATGGTTACCGAAAGACCGGACCGGGTCGTGCAGAATCTGGCCTGCGGGCGGATCGGCGTCCTGGTGAACACCACCGGCTTCGCGCTGATTCTTCCTTCGGTGTTCGACGACTTCTTCACTTCCATGGACGACGTGTACCAGTTCCGCATCGTCGGCCAGTTCCTGAAGATCATCCGCTACATCGGCCTGTTCCTGACGCTGACGCTGCCGGCTTTCTATATTGCCTTCACCTCGTACAATCCCGAGATTCTGAAGGACCAGCTCACCCTGCTCATCGCCGGCTCCCGGGCCAGCGTACCGTACCCCTCGTTCGTCGAGGTCCTGTTCATGCTGCTCATGATGGAATTCCTCATCGAAGCGAGCCTGCGGCTGCCCAAGGCGGTCGGACCGACAGCCACCACCGTCGGCGGTCTGATTCTCGGGCAGGCGGCGACGGAAGCGGGCCTGGTCGGCAACATCATGGTCATCATCGTGTCCGCCGTGGCGATCTCGAACTTCGTGATCCCCATTACGATGATGAACTTCTCGATCCGGGTGCTGAAGTACGGATTCATCTTCCTGGCTTCGATCTTCGGACTGGTCGGCATCGTCCTCGGATTCATCGCGCTGGTGATGTATCTGTCGAATCTCGAAAGCTTCGGTCAGCCTTATCTGCGTATTTCGGTGAAGCTTCCGTGGAAGGACGTGATTCCCCTTGGCCGAAAGTAG
- a CDS encoding ZIP family metal transporter: METALLGSLISAMATVLGAVPLFFVKTLSEKWKDILIAFTAGIMVSASTFGLMPQAIEESGIAALTIGLLIGIFVLDLIEKNIPHIDVENDSGISQFDSKSLLVIIALFIHNIPEGLSTGFSYASANEGLGPMVAISIGAQNMPEGLVLAVFLLNSKVSRLRSFLLVTLTGLMEMVSAVVGYFTASYIQSLVGYGLAFAAGAMMFIVYKELVPETHGHGYERQSTYSFILGLLVMVYISYWFG, translated from the coding sequence ATGGAAACCGCACTGCTCGGAAGCTTGATCTCCGCCATGGCTACCGTCCTTGGCGCGGTACCCCTGTTCTTCGTGAAGACACTGTCGGAGAAGTGGAAGGATATTCTCATCGCCTTCACGGCAGGCATTATGGTATCCGCTTCGACCTTCGGCCTGATGCCCCAGGCCATCGAAGAATCCGGAATCGCCGCCTTGACGATCGGCCTGCTCATCGGTATCTTCGTGCTCGATCTTATTGAGAAGAACATTCCCCACATTGACGTGGAGAACGATTCGGGCATCTCGCAGTTCGACTCGAAGTCCCTGCTCGTCATCATCGCCCTCTTCATCCATAACATCCCGGAGGGCCTGAGCACCGGCTTCAGCTATGCCAGCGCCAACGAGGGGCTCGGCCCCATGGTCGCCATCTCGATCGGCGCCCAGAACATGCCCGAAGGCCTCGTCCTTGCCGTGTTCCTTCTGAATTCCAAGGTCAGCAGGCTGCGATCCTTCCTGCTCGTCACCCTGACCGGACTCATGGAGATGGTGTCGGCCGTGGTCGGCTACTTCACGGCGAGCTACATCCAGTCCCTGGTCGGCTACGGCCTTGCCTTCGCCGCCGGTGCCATGATGTTCATCGTCTACAAGGAACTGGTCCCGGAGACGCACGGGCACGGCTATGAGAGGCAGTCCACCTACTCGTTCATTCTGGGGCTGCTCGTCATGGTGTACATAAGCTACTGGTTCGGCTGA